The DNA sequence gagatctcactttatcctctaaagtgaaaatataaaatttagagaatccaaattctTTCTAGAGTGTGTCGGGGAAGCAATGATGTTTCGAATGCTCTACTTGGTATCAATAACCATATAATGGAgaaaaatataatcaaaataaaagtttaataCCATTTCTTTTTGCTCTAGGCTAGTTTAGTTGGTCTGTTCAACGGTTTATAATAGTGGCACTATTTTTATACTGTGATACTAcgtatataaatatttttgtaatcaaGTTTAATAAAGTAAGTACAAGTCCATCGAAAAAAACGCATATGCGTTATTGCATCTTTATCTCTGTGCTTCTTCAGCAAAAAAATTTGGTTGTAAAGCACATAAACTTATAAATATAGCACAGAAATTTTTGCATGTAGcacaaatttattgatataatataaaaCTTTTTGCATATAGTATATGAATTTTGGTTGCAAATATAATTTGTTGATTGGGTGAGTTGATCTCTGGACATCAGATGTggccttttaaaatttttttgtagtgcactaaaatttttatatgagAAAAGCTCAAAAGccaacataatttattatttttggctaaCATTTTAGCAATTAGCCCAGTTTTTTTAGTTTAGCAATATAATAACATACTTTTTATTCACACTTTTAAATATTGTTAAGGAATTGCTtgtaaaaaataatgaattttattgattcCCTAACATTTCTTTTGTATTATGCAGTTGTATACCAAAATTTAGGTATTGTGCATATTTTGTTGATTGTGTGTCAATATTTTAGATATGTAGTCCTTCAAGTattgtgcatcaaaatttttgtgttgtgtatCTAAATTTATGTGTTGTGTACCGAATTTCTATACTGCATATTTTGTTGGTTAGATGTCAATGTTCTGAAAATATAGTTCTTCAGAAATTTTTGtgttgtatattaaaatttatgtggtatgtatcaaaatttatgtattatatatcaaAATTTATGTGTTCTAATTTTCGGAACATATATAGAAGATGAAGTCGTGAAGAAAATGACGAGGACAATAAAGGaggatgagaaagaaaaagaaaaaggagaagaaattaaacaacaacaataatagtaaCAGCGCAGCAACAATGTTAAAGAAAAAAGCgcacaataaaaaaaaagatgacgacataataaaaaaaaaaggaaaaagaggaaGATGAAAAAAAACAGCAGAAGTAACAACAATAGCATCTGAGTAcatacaaagaaaaagaagtaccggatgacttgattgaaaatttggtTTAGAAAATACTTAAACACCTAGACTTGTTGATTCTTATAAAGATTATATTTTTCCCCCTTCAAACTATAGATAAGTAGTTTGCGTGGCACTATATTTTCTTCAATACTGCTATTATGCTACAAGACAACAAATGCTGCTCTGTTACAACAATCAGATAAAAGGAataaagagaaaacaaataaatttattgCGGTAGAAAATTAATTAACGAATAAAATTAGAATACTAAACAAAATTGCTGCAAAGAAGCAGATAACACTAAACTAGAGTATGCTATCACTATTCACTACATATGTACTAGCAACTGATTGGATGAAAGACACCCAAGAACTTGTtaaaaaaggggaaaaatgtagaaTATATTAGCTTAAGCTGAACGAcctaaataaacaataaaattacACAGAATATACATCACAACACAACATTTACACAGaattacatttttaaaaaaaaaaaaaaaaaaaaaacttaagctAGAATTCTGTCAATGTATGAGCTTCTATTTCCCTTCAATTATCTGtgtgtgtttctttttcttttaactgTGTGTGTCTATTTGCTTTAAATTAAAAGCATGCAGAAACTATACTTCGATTGCGCTTTCTTGGTCCCAGTTAGTTGATCGGTAAAAAACGGCATAGAGAATAAGTTGCACCAATCCTGAAAGTGCTCCTAAGGCATTTGGAATCTACCATTCAAACATTTAATCAGAGcactcataattcataataaccTACAGCAATCAAAGCCATATAAAAAAGCTTCCAAGTTCCAACACATTTGTTCATTGTATGATCCCTTAACATATTTGGACGGTTTCAAGAGAAAATGTAACACAATAACAAAAGCTAATACACAATCTCAAATACAATTTAAGTTTAACAAATTATCTAATTTGTTGAATAAATATATGTATCTAGGAGTATCTATATTAATTAGCTTTAGTATATATCTTCTTTAATGTACCCAATGAAaagtatatacattttttttaatgtgTAATGTGTTACAGCCAGGAAGCAGGTTTTTGGTAATAACTGAATCGCCTTGTAGCAAAATAGAAGTTCAATAGCTCTATTAGTGAAGTAATTCAAGCAAGAGAAGCATATAATGTAACAAACAATATATAGctaaaaaatttaagtaaataaaattaatactatTAATATTAGATATTTACCAGAATGAAAAGATCCCATTTAAGACATGCATATACCGTCCAGACGACAGCGTTGCAGAAGTTAGCAAGGGAAAGGCAGAAAGGCATGTACTTcacacttttgtctttgattACTTGACGCTGTTCAATTTTTTAAAGGAATTacttcataaataaataaataataaataataaatagggaAAGTAGTAATGGGTGTTATTTTACTGCTACTCTTTATTTTGAGAAcactataatattaattaatacatTGATAGTAACCAAATTTTCATACTAGCAATGTAGTCAAATTATAGTAttcttaagataaaaaaaaaaaaatattttcttctctttttaaaaaaatgaaatagatATCGCACGTACTATGACGGTCAAGGGTGAAAAGTACATAAGGATGTTGAAGAAGATGCATATGAGTCCAACAATTAAGGCTCTTTCCTTCAAGGATTCAACGAAATACAACACAAAAAATACCACCAAAGCAACGAAGATGGCCTCGGCTAAAAGGGCTAGCAGAATCTTCCTCTgaaatttgttaaatttaataatGATCATCACCAACATGGACCAAGCAAGTAAATATAGAGTTTAATTAATTCTTATGCATTGTaagaattaaaaagagttgaataCAAATTAAGTCCAAATAATTGAGAATTAAGGATGCtcttgtttaattttagtttgtttCTGACCCTTTTACCCCAAGGTGAgaatgcaaggaagatgccagtgtagaagagctcaaggaagaagccaaagccaTTGATTGTGAGAACAAGAACGTTATTTTTGGTCACGAATGGCATTCCATAGAATGACCACATTGCACAATTCAGTACTGTCACTACATAAGGATCTGGCTTGAAATCTTGCACTGATTTTGCTTTGCATATTTGCACAAATGTAGGCCTgcaatttataaatatatttgatttcattatcatattattattaaaaaagaaagagatatatattatatagagATAAGAGATTTACATTGGTGACATGAATAAGCAAAAAGAGATGACATTTCCTGCAAATTTAATATCAATCAAGCACATATTATTAGAAACTTTCCATGATCAAACATAAATGGCTATATAAAATGCATGGCTTCTTTTGAGGTTTTATTAATGGAATTCATTCCATTTTATTCTCATTTTCGTTATTAAATTGCATACATTTCATTATTACTGACTTAAAAACATTTTCTGAAAATTAAACAAGTGTTGTTTATACATTCACATATTTGTTCTTTTCTatgcagtgaaaaaaaaaagaatataatcAATCAAATTAAGATGGAATTGGGAAATGAAAAgtggaagaaaaaggaaaaacatgGAGGATTTCTTGTACCAACCAATTATTCCGATAATTAGTCTTGCTAGATTAAGGTCAGCCATATCTGAAGTATTGAAAGAACAAactgaaggaagaaggaagaatggTGAAGGGTGAAAGGGTGAAAACACTAGGAAGAAAGCAAATATGTGACCACTAAGTAAACTTTAATTATTTGTAACAATAATTCATGATATGCGATAAATAGGTAATCATATATAACACAACTAATTTGGGATAAAAAAGTAGTCTAAATCTTAACCGCAACATATAAACAGGTTGAAGAGTTGACCTCTGAACTCTCATCAGTCCTAGCCACAAGTAGCCTCTCTTTCTTCGGAATAACACTGTCTAAAAATAACAACAGACACAAAATCCTCAGACGTATTGATTATTTATAGACTTTGCTTTGAAATGATTTTGACCCGGTTGTAACATTATATCAAACATGAGGATATGATTTCTTCAATAACTAATTTCACACCATTTCAAATTGATATATACAAAACTTGTAACGTAAACTAGAGAGGCTTACTTATTGAAATTTAGCTCCTGGAGTAAAAAAGTACAAGGAGCTAATTTCACAAATCTAAAAATATGACATCAGCAACCAATGTTGCAATATTTACACAACAAAAGTGCAGGGACTTGATCTTTTTTCCcccttaaaaaatttaaaaataatgtgcTTTCTAAATTCTAATAGCACACTTGATTCACCAAACAGGAAGCGATGGTTCCTGCGGAACAGAGGAACCCTTGAAACCCGAAGCTCTGGTTTCACTGAAATCCTGCAGAACTTTGATGAGGAACCTTGCTTTCTTCGCCGCGTGGGAAGTACCTTCCGTGAGAAGCGAGTAAAGCAGAGGCATCACCGAAGGGTCCTTGGCCAAAACCGCCACAACCTCAGCACCAATGTTAACACAAAGCGAAAGCAAAATCGAAGCACAGTGCTCTTTCCCCACGCGCAACGACGCCGTTTGGAGCATCGCAGTAATTAACGACAGAGCCGAAGCGCGCAAAATCGCGTTCGCTCCTTCCACATTCTCAGCTAAAACGGCCAAAACCGCCAAACATTCAGTTACAAGCTCGTCCTTCTCGGACGATCCCAACACGCCAACGAGCGCGTGAACGACACCCGCTTCGATTGCCCGTTTCTGGTTCCTTGGAACAAGAACCAAACCATAAATCGCAACCACTGCATTCCTCTTCCCGCACGTGGTTCCTTCATTCACCAACTCCACCAGAGAAGGAACCACCTCAGGGTTTTCCCCTACCACCTTTCTATACTCCCTCACTGACGAAAGGTAGAAAACAGTAGCCGCCGCAACTTGCCGTGCTTCGAGGCTGAGCCCTTTCTTTAAAACCGTTAGAATCGGTTTCAGACCGTTAGAATCCATGATGTGCTGGGGCCCAGTGGCATGCTTAGAAAGCTTCATCAACGCGGAAATTGCGTTTTCCTGTGTGGATTTCTCGTCCGTGCAGAGAAGAAGATCAAGCAGAGGCGGAATTGTTCCAAGTTGGATCAAGCACGCTCTGTTGAACAGATTGGACCTAGCAAGTAACCGAATCTCGTAAGCGGCTTTGGATTTCTGTTTGTCCGTACCGAAGGCGAGCATCCGTGTGAGGAACCATGAGACGAACTGCATGGCGTGAGCGTTGGCCGCACTGCCTGGTAATATTGTATTGGCTAAGTCGCGGTTACGGTTGGTTGATTTTGAGAGGGAAATGCCGTTATCATTGCAGAACTGTTGGATGAGTCTCTTGAGGGTTGTGTTTGGGACGAGTTCCGTGTTTGAGAGATTCTCCCCTGTTTTAGGGCATATGGTGTTCCCTGCTTTCAGCCATTTCTTGATGGAAGCTCTGTCGTACGTTTGTCCAGTTGTAACCGTCACGGGATCCGTCATCATCTCCAGAGATATTGGGCAGCGAAAGTCCTCTGGATTGACGGACGTCATCATTTCCGTGCTCATTCTCGTTTCTGATTTCTCTCTGTTATTGCTAATTTCTAGTGTTTCGAAGATCACTACCCTGCAGTAGCTCATCAACCCTAACAAGCTACTCAATAGAGGAGCGTCTCGCTCATGCTCTCGCTCGTTGCAGTTACTGCATTCTAAAGCGACTTCTTCttctaaaagatttatctctctgTTACACTCGTTCCACGTCTTGATTTCTAGGTACTCGATGATCTCTTTCAATGCATTCTTATCCACTTCGATTCCTTTTTCCAACTGTTTTAGAATTGAATGAACACTCTTGCTCATGTGCTCGTCTTTAGGCTCGtgctccatctttgctttcctcGCTTGCTTCGCCAGCAGCTCCACCAGCTCCCTCACCTCGCCGGATACCTCGATTTCGTGGAGAGGAAGAACGTCGAGGGAAGTCGCCACTGCGCGAACTAGGGATTGAAACAGGGAGGCCACGTGGTTGGACTTGGCGAGAAGCAAGAGGCGCGCGCCTTGAAGTACGCAATCTTGCAGCAAGAAGTGGATCTTCTGAAACGTGAAGTGAAGTTCCGAGAGGCTGAGGACGGTGGATTGAGGGATTGGTAAGCTTCGTTCTTGAATTtcgagaaggaagaagaggatgaTACTGACTTGGCGGATTGCTTCTCTTGCGTTTCGTCTCTGTGTTGCGAAGAAGCTGTGTTGGTAGTTGCATATGTTCTGGGAGAGGGTAACAAGGGAGGAAATGAGGGTGTTCGGAGATATCCCTTCGCAAGGGTGCACCGCCGGTAGTGATAGCACACGGCGGTCCCTTTGATGAATGAGATTATTACTATTGTTATGATTCATTTATCTAAGTAGTAAATGGAATAATAACCAATTTTCTAGTGTTTATTACTCTCTCCGAGTGTTTTGGGAGTTGGATTCAAGTTCCAACCCGAATTATTATAGGAAGGGATATAGTCGCATTTTGTGCTGAGTGCTGACTGGATTATCTTGTGGACACGTGGCGTGTATCTGTGAAGGAGATCTGCTGTGAGTTGACTAGGATGAAGAGTAGGGAATGCAGAAAGAGATTCGTCTGATTTTTGGAGGAAAAGGGACACGTGGATAGgtgagttttattttttttattattttttttgttgtgaaTGTTTGGTTAATGGTTGCTTAGAAGGTGGGAAAGTAAAGATAGCAAATGGGTAAGTGGATTGGGATTTAGGTTTGGGAGGGGAGAAGAACTAAGAAGTGATGGCTTGTGGGACCCATGAACCGACCTGACAGGTGGAGTAATCGACTGCCGACGTGTGCTGCAGGGAAGGTCTTGAACGTTACTTTCGCAGTTTCACTTTCTCTCACTCTGCTGTTAACTTGCTGGCCTTGATTCATTAACTAAATGTTAGTTACGTCCAATTGAGGTTCAATCATGGTTTACGAATAACAACAACCATGCTTAGTTAAATACTGCCACGTTTatgtcttttttttcaaaattgtacGCTTGCAAATCAATATTGATTATTAATTCTTATGGTTTAGGGTCAGTTGTGCATGCAATGCATGAACAGATTGCACGGCCGCAGTACAAGGTAATAATTAAGGAGACACGGAGTTTAATTAGtggtttcaggtaatttttgttaACCCATTTGTTCGTGCTCGAAGGGATGTCACAATTTGAAGAAGTAGAGACAAAAAATTCTAACTTCGTTAAATGCAGAATCAGATTAGATAAGCAACAAGTAAGATACTCTAAGGCTAAAATTAATAATGtattagataataaaataaattttatttacttgttAGTTGTTTCTCTTTTTCTAGTCTgttctttagaattttttttttttttttgcaatgagTGCTTATTGTAGTACATTATTACCAAGATTTTACAGTTATAGAATTTAGTGGCATAGTCATTATGGTATCTAACCTTATTCTGTGAAGTCAGTTTATAGCCTTGATTGCTTCGTGCTTCATCCATTATCTTTTCTTTTATCTAGAACAATGCTCCCAACTCGGATTCTTAGACCCGAGTCCTAGGATCTTGGGTATTCGAGTTTACAAAGTCATGCCGATTTTAGATAAGAATTTCGTGGAATTTATTGAAGGAACCGAAcagtttttttaatttcaaaagcaGTTCTAATTCCCTCATTCCACAATTCGATAGTtctactctctctttctctctctctctctgtaatAAAtgcaattttagtttaaaattaaatagccttttattatttttctctttaccTTTTATTTCTATCTTTTATCAAAATCTTTCATTTTCATCTTTTACCAAAACTCTCCCATTCGTGCGAACAGTGTCCTCTTCTTTTCTATACACGAgtagtttcttttctttctatatttctcCCTCGTCAAGTTCATTGTCGCCGACACTCCTTCTATCACATTTTCAAGATTAGTGATTCTGATACCTCGCTGTTCTTGCATgcgattttttctttttaaaattctttccTGTACATGAGTTTTTATGCATTCTTCATGTTTGTTGATGTTATTTTGGTGCTGTTTTAAAGTTTTTTCTCAcatttgctttgtttattttttttatttaggccCAATATAGTTGGAGAACCATTATTTGAGTTTTTCTCAAATCATTGATGATTTTGCTTGTCCCCACTGTTTATGCTTTTCTGGATTTGTTTTGTATCTTTGAGATATCCAAAATTTTGTAGTGCTTAGAATTTTTGCTTTCTGGTAGTGGTAGTGATGTAGTGGTGGTGCCCTTGTAGGTGATGGCTAGGAAAAGGTTATTGCGACTCGTGGGCGTGGCGGTGCTGATTTGCCGAGGCCCTGACCTGCTCCTATTAAAATGATGAATAGCAAACTCGAGGTTGACATCTATTTTTGGGTGTCTGAGGAGATTCAAACCACTCCTTCCACTATCACTCAAGAAGAGTTTGATAATCTCCGAGAagcttgaattattttttattctgataTTAGCAACTTGTATATTTTTTCTGTTCCGAGATTTGAGAACCATCTGTGCCACATAAATGAGCACGCCAGTACTGTCCTGGATTGGTTATGGATGTATGAAACTTTGTTCTCCTGGATTGGGATTTGCTTACCCTTTTTCGATTTTCAGGTGAGCGTTTTGACTCACACGGGGTGTGCCCCTTCGCAACTCTATCCTAATACTTGAGCGATTATCCGAGGCTTTGAGCTCCTGTGCTCATTTTTGGATATCGAACCCACACTTAGGGTCTTTTTCTACTTTTTTGACTTTGACAATTTCTTTTAGGTCTCAGGGTTGCGGGTTCATCTCTTTTCAAGGTGTTTGGAATAGAAGAATTTTTACTTTGTTTAAAGAATCCTATCATGGATTtaaggaaaaaaattttaatattgagGGGGTAGAGGGCACCACTCCTTTTTCCTGACTTTGGAAGGTGCTAAGAGATTCAATCTCTATTGGAATTATAATGTCCCTACACCAAAAATTCGACTATCCAGCATGAATGTTGATGaactcctcagcatcaatttgatAATAATGCTATGGAATGAGTGTCCGATAATTCTAAGGGACGTCCTTATAAAGGAGCAAGCTGCTCGGAACGCCATCGGTAAGCCTTCACTTCTTCgcagctttattttatttttaacttcttcaTCTCACAAGTTACTTTTTTGCCTTCATTTCCCAATTGACATGGCAGGGGGACTCGCTGCTATCGCTGAGATGAAGAAAAGGCTAGCGACACAGCCTCCAATCATAGCTTGTGGCGATAGAGTTTCTTCCTCTGCCACTGTTAGTCGTCAAGCACAACCTCGGAAGGTCAAAGCGACTGGGGAGGGGCAAGGTCCCGAGATTCACGTCGTCGAGGAGGATTCTCCTGCCAACTCCCATCTAGAAAATTGCCTAAAATGTTGTTCAGGATGACGCTGCTGTTTCTATACCCCGGTCTTCAGGCATGTATTGGACGAGGGATTCTATGCTCCCGAATTCGTGGACAAGCACTTTATGGATGAGGACACTAGGGCAGTTCTTGCTAAGATACCTCTGGAGGACACTCTTCCCCGGGTTTAAAGGATGCTCCTGCGTTTCGTGACTAATGTCTGAGACGTAGAGGTGGAGATCATGAGCCTCGTCTCAAATTTCCTTGCCAAGGACAAGATGATTTTTTAGGCCACCACGCAGATCCAGGATCTCAATAGCTTGGTTACCACTCTTCAAAGTAAGCAGACTTTCCTGCAGAATGAGGTGAAAGATTTGAAGTCGGCCCAAGTTGCTTCCAACTTAAATGAGGGGGCCTTGAAGAAACAGGTTGTCAAACTTATGAAAAAGATTGAAGAACTTGATTTGTCAATTAGGAAGGCCAAGCAGGCTGTGGTTGACAGCGTTTTTGATGctgagaaaaatattttattacctCGGTGTTTGTGACACTTTTGTAGTATCTTTTCCGTTTTTTTCGAGACTTAACATTTATTTATTCCCGTTATGTTTAGGATTGACTTATTGAATGCTTAGCGTTTCATTTTGTACCATTTATCGTATGTCTTTTTCTTCGTTAAATTATTTTGCTTCAaactttagttttagttcaatttcaattttaaacgAGTAAATTGatggttttttttttgtaatcatCGGATTTATAGTAAGACTCAAAAGACTTTTAAACAATTCAAATATTCAAGTAGAAGATTGCAAAAAAGAGTTTTCGAATAATGTAAGTGGGACCTCGTTAAAAACTTAGTTTTCTAGGAAAAGAGTGCCCTTTATTTAACAAAGTAAAAGAAAGTTACTTGAAATTGCTATCATCTTCTAAGAAAAGTACCTCTTTAAATTGGTTGCATTTCAAGTTCTTAGTGTCTCGGTGCCGTCTAAAGTTTCCAGCTTGTATGCTCCTTTCTCCAACGTTTTCTTCACTCTAAAGGGTCCTTTCCATGTTGAAGCTAGCTTACCTCGTGTTCCCGGTACCCTAGCATTATCTTGCCTTAGAACTGAGTCCCCTACCCAAAAACTTCTAGGTCATACTTAATAGAGTCCCCAATTACCACATCTTTCCTTTTGGTTAGGATGAGGCTTGCTTTGCCATATCAGACATTGGAAGCTCCATCTACGTGAAGCTCCCATACCGGTATGTCGGAATCTAGGTGTGTCATTTCAACTAGAAAATCGGCTATCGTTTGGGATTTAATGGCTCATGATGAATGGAAAATTGATggtttaaaatttcacaatagaatctcgttgcaagtatagtttctaaactaacaaacaatcctttcatacaaaaaattatttgtcacaagtaacaaactcctaaaattaataaccgaagtattcaaacctcgggtcatctctcaaagaaattgtagggaagtgttcttgttattggttatgagatgtatatttttgggttttggattaaggataagaaaagtaaattacaagaataaaactaagagtaaaggacaaattcgtccctgaccttttttactgcggacattttcgtccccaaAGATTAGGAAATACTTAAATGTCCCTAACCCCATTAAAAACTGGACATTTTACCCCTCCGTTTGAGTGTCTCCGTTTACCTTGACAAAAAATGGTGACGTGGCTCCCGTGGCGCTGAGCTGGCCGTAACGGGCTGCCACGTCGGATGGGCTTTCCAAAAGAGGACAAATTTGTCCCCCAGAGTCGAAAACGCTACCGTTTCTCCCCAACCTTTCGAAACTGACCTTAACTCACATACGCAACACCCATAACACCAAAACGATCAAAGTTCTCCCCTGTTTCTCCCTCCAAAAACTACACTACGTAGAAGAGCAATCGGCGTGCAGTGGAGTTGCTGTCGGTGGTAGGAAAGAAGGTTACTAGCGAGGTCAGCACTGCCGTCTTCCTGTCAAGGTAAGATCGCCTTCCTTACCCCTGAAGTTTCTGTAGTTCATGTTTGTACTAAGGGTGAAGTCATCATGTGTGCATGTTGACACTGTGTAACACTGGTGTAATGAGGGCTAAAAATGGGTTTTAGAACATGGTGTGTAGAAGTAGTAGTAG is a window from the Arachis hypogaea cultivar Tifrunner chromosome 1, arahy.Tifrunner.gnm2.J5K5, whole genome shotgun sequence genome containing:
- the LOC112695576 gene encoding U-box domain-containing protein 19-like is translated as MNHNNSNNLIHQRDRRVLSLPAVHPCEGISPNTLISSLVTLSQNICNYQHSFFATQRRNAREAIRQVSIILFFLLEIQERSLPIPQSTVLSLSELHFTFQKIHFLLQDCVLQGARLLLLAKSNHVASLFQSLVRAVATSLDVLPLHEIEVSGEVRELVELLAKQARKAKMEHEPKDEHMSKSVHSILKQLEKGIEVDKNALKEIIEYLEIKTWNECNREINLLEEEVALECSNCNEREHERDAPLLSSLLGLMSYCRVVIFETLEISNNREKSETRMSTEMMTSVNPEDFRCPISLEMMTDPVTVTTGQTYDRASIKKWLKAGNTICPKTGENLSNTELVPNTTLKRLIQQFCNDNGISLSKSTNRNRDLANTILPGSAANAHAMQFVSWFLTRMLAFGTDKQKSKAAYEIRLLARSNLFNRACLIQLGTIPPLLDLLLCTDEKSTQENAISALMKLSKHATGPQHIMDSNGLKPILTVLKKGLSLEARQVAAATVFYLSSVREYRKVVGENPEVVPSLVELVNEGTTCGKRNAVVAIYGLVLVPRNQKRAIEAGVVHALVGVLGSSEKDELVTECLAVLAVLAENVEGANAILRASALSLITAMLQTASLRVGKEHCASILLSLCVNIGAEVVAVLAKDPSVMPLLYSLLTEGTSHAAKKARFLIKVLQDFSETRASGFKGSSVPQEPSLPVW